From Moraxella sp. K1664, one genomic window encodes:
- a CDS encoding divalent metal cation transporter, protein MTTKLTTLSTPPKSAFFSQYGPGIIMASSCVGGSHIIASTQAGVYYGWQLAGLIVLVNALKYPFFRLAFDYANQNDKTLLAGYAERGRGYLMLFLVFNMFATVVNVAGGTLLSAVLLGMMMGQGVPLPMLNAIIMISFVWLIFGKQYQKLDHISKFIMLALSVITLVALVMVMANPTPSAPVSPPSPWVWSAVPFLVALMGWMPAPMELSVSSSLWIAEKNKINPDYKHRYRRDFNVSYAVSVVLALMFMALGAMVAIGDGEPLQGGKFVGEFVGMYAHAIGEWTRLPMLFVAFVCIYGTTIVAVDGYSRGNQQAVAILQNRPLDDNTQQKHLRYWTLGSLLMAGVVIGLFGGMVGKMIAFAMTLSFLFAPVFAWLNWGLRHKCLPQPVWVNMLAYAGLLYLVAMVGLYLGSR, encoded by the coding sequence ATGACAACCAAACTCACTACTTTATCCACACCGCCCAAATCCGCATTTTTTAGCCAGTATGGGCCTGGTATCATCATGGCGTCGTCCTGTGTGGGCGGTTCGCACATTATTGCGTCCACACAAGCAGGCGTGTATTATGGCTGGCAATTGGCAGGGCTGATTGTGCTGGTCAATGCCTTAAAATATCCCTTTTTTCGCCTTGCCTTTGACTATGCCAACCAAAACGACAAAACGCTACTGGCAGGCTATGCCGAGCGTGGGCGTGGCTATCTCATGCTGTTTTTGGTGTTTAATATGTTCGCCACAGTCGTCAATGTCGCAGGGGGTACGCTACTGTCGGCGGTACTGCTTGGCATGATGATGGGACAGGGCGTGCCGTTGCCAATGTTAAATGCGATTATCATGATAAGTTTTGTGTGGCTCATCTTTGGCAAACAATACCAAAAACTTGACCACATCTCCAAATTTATCATGCTTGCTCTAAGTGTCATCACGCTGGTCGCCCTTGTCATGGTCATGGCAAATCCCACACCGTCTGCCCCTGTGTCGCCCCCGTCCCCATGGGTGTGGAGTGCCGTGCCGTTTTTGGTGGCACTGATGGGCTGGATGCCTGCTCCGATGGAGCTTAGTGTGTCAAGCTCGCTGTGGATTGCCGAAAAAAACAAAATCAACCCTGACTATAAGCACCGCTATCGCCGTGATTTTAATGTCAGCTATGCCGTGAGCGTGGTGCTGGCACTCATGTTCATGGCGTTGGGGGCGATGGTGGCGATAGGCGATGGCGAGCCACTACAAGGCGGTAAGTTTGTCGGTGAGTTCGTGGGTATGTACGCCCACGCCATTGGCGAGTGGACACGTCTGCCTATGCTGTTTGTGGCGTTTGTGTGTATCTATGGCACGACAATCGTGGCGGTGGACGGCTATTCACGGGGCAATCAGCAAGCGGTGGCGATTTTACAAAACCGACCGCTTGATGACAACACCCAACAAAAACACCTTCGCTACTGGACGCTAGGCTCGCTGTTGATGGCGGGGGTGGTCATTGGGCTGTTTGGGGGTATGGTGGGTAAGATGATTGCCTTTGCCATGACCTTGTCGTTTTTGTTTGCCCCTGTGTTTGCGTGGTTAAATTGGGGCTTGCGTCATAAATGCTTGCCCCAACCTGTGTGGGTCAATATGCTGGCGTATGCAGGGCTGTTGTATTTGGTGGCGATGGTGGGGCTGTATTTGGGTAGTCGCTGA
- the lysM gene encoding peptidoglycan-binding protein LysM: MGIFSFAKDIGDKVFNRNKKEQSAPTTPTPTTSAPAEPSAQEIANLLLARVQANANITGLKVNYNGNTDTVVLSGMAASQADREKAVLAAGNVQHVAQVDDQLSVAMPESESRFYTVKSGDTLSKIAKEMYGNANEYNKIFEANQPLLSHPDKIYVGQVLRIPA; the protein is encoded by the coding sequence ATGGGTATTTTTAGTTTTGCCAAAGACATCGGCGATAAAGTATTTAACCGCAATAAAAAAGAGCAATCAGCCCCAACAACCCCTACACCAACAACATCAGCTCCTGCTGAGCCTAGTGCCCAAGAGATTGCCAATTTGCTGTTGGCTCGTGTGCAAGCTAATGCTAATATCACTGGCTTAAAGGTCAACTATAATGGTAATACTGATACGGTTGTCCTGTCAGGTATGGCCGCATCGCAAGCCGACCGTGAAAAAGCGGTACTTGCCGCAGGTAATGTTCAGCACGTCGCTCAGGTGGATGACCAATTGAGCGTGGCAATGCCTGAATCTGAGTCTCGTTTTTATACCGTCAAATCAGGCGATACGTTATCAAAAATTGCCAAAGAAATGTACGGCAATGCCAACGAGTACAACAAAATCTTTGAAGCGAACCAACCGCTACTATCTCACCCTGACAAAATCTATGTGGGTCAAGTGTTGCGTATCCCTGCCTAA
- the rpmF gene encoding 50S ribosomal protein L32: protein MAVQQNRKSRSRRDMRRSHDRISVATLSIDSTTGEKHIRHHATKDGFYRGRQLFKVAAES from the coding sequence ATGGCAGTTCAACAAAACCGCAAAAGCCGTTCACGCCGTGATATGCGTCGTTCTCACGACCGTATCAGCGTTGCTACTCTAAGCATTGATTCTACCACTGGCGAAAAACACATTCGTCACCATGCGACCAAAGACGGTTTTTACCGTGGTCGTCAGCTATTTAAAGTAGCCGCCGAAAGCTAA
- the fabG gene encoding 3-oxoacyl-ACP reductase FabG, with translation MSRKIILVTGASRGIGRAIAEQFASEGHFVIGTATSERGAEAIEEYLSESGGIGRVLDVCDDAAIDKLFEEIDSVYGSVNVLVNNAGITKDGLLMRMKDEDWASVLDTNLTAIYRMSRRAVRGMMKARSGRIINVTSVVGQMGNAGQTNYAASKAGVEGFTRALAREIGSRGVTVNCVAPGFVETDMTEELDERLVNSMLDAVPLGRMAQPEEIAAAVSFLASDGASYITGEVLAVNGGMYM, from the coding sequence ATGAGTCGTAAGATTATCCTAGTAACAGGGGCAAGCCGTGGTATCGGGCGTGCCATTGCCGAGCAGTTTGCCAGCGAAGGGCATTTTGTCATTGGCACCGCCACCAGCGAGCGTGGGGCAGAAGCGATAGAAGAGTATCTGTCTGAGTCGGGCGGTATCGGGCGTGTGCTTGATGTCTGTGATGATGCGGCGATTGATAAGCTCTTTGAAGAGATTGATAGTGTGTATGGTTCGGTCAATGTACTGGTCAATAACGCAGGCATTACCAAAGATGGTCTGCTCATGCGAATGAAAGATGAAGACTGGGCGAGCGTGCTTGACACCAACTTGACCGCCATCTATCGCATGAGTCGCCGTGCGGTGCGTGGCATGATGAAAGCCCGCTCTGGACGTATCATTAACGTCACATCCGTGGTCGGGCAGATGGGAAATGCAGGTCAGACCAATTACGCCGCATCTAAGGCAGGCGTGGAGGGCTTTACCCGTGCGTTGGCTCGTGAGATTGGCTCTCGTGGCGTAACGGTAAACTGTGTCGCTCCTGGCTTTGTAGAGACAGACATGACCGAAGAGCTAGACGAGCGTTTGGTAAACTCCATGTTGGACGCTGTACCGCTTGGGCGTATGGCTCAGCCTGAGGAGATTGCCGCGGCGGTGTCGTTTTTGGCAAGTGATGGGGCAAGCTACATCACTGGCGAAGTGCTGGCGGTCAATGGTGGCATGTACATGTGA
- the fabD gene encoding ACP S-malonyltransferase, with product MTTKRVAVIFPGQGSQTIGMMDELAEHFSVVKTTFDEASGALGVDLWEITHDESRLNKTEFTQPALLTASVAIWQIVKDKLSAQRITPLCLAGHSLGEYSALVASGVLSLTDAVKLVHERGKLMTRAVAGIDTQMAAVLGLDDEQVASLCEDATENAGIVGPANFNSPGQVVIAGTQVGVSHVLSAVEALGKKAVPLKVSVPSHCELMNPASDALAKLLDETEFATAQIPVIQNRHAQVHKHVNDIKTALTEQLSMPVLWSQTMQKLADKQIDVVIECGPGNVLSNLAKRQETPIVALPTDKLARLEKLEQLDES from the coding sequence ATGACAACAAAACGTGTGGCAGTGATTTTCCCTGGTCAAGGGTCGCAGACCATTGGCATGATGGATGAGCTTGCCGAGCATTTTAGTGTGGTAAAGACTACGTTTGACGAAGCAAGTGGTGCGTTGGGCGTGGATTTGTGGGAGATAACCCATGATGAGAGTCGCCTAAACAAGACCGAATTTACTCAGCCTGCTCTGCTTACGGCGAGCGTGGCGATTTGGCAGATTGTCAAAGACAAACTGTCAGCACAGAGAATAACACCGCTGTGTTTGGCAGGGCATTCGCTCGGTGAGTACTCGGCATTGGTGGCAAGTGGCGTGCTTAGCCTGACAGATGCGGTCAAGCTTGTGCATGAGCGTGGTAAGCTCATGACAAGGGCGGTGGCAGGGATAGATACGCAGATGGCGGCGGTGCTAGGATTAGATGATGAGCAGGTCGCCAGTCTGTGCGAAGATGCTACCGAAAACGCAGGCATTGTAGGTCCTGCCAACTTTAATAGCCCTGGTCAAGTGGTGATTGCAGGCACACAAGTGGGTGTGAGCCATGTGCTGTCAGCGGTAGAAGCACTGGGCAAAAAGGCGGTGCCACTCAAAGTCTCTGTGCCATCGCACTGTGAGCTGATGAACCCTGCCAGTGATGCATTGGCAAAACTTTTGGATGAGACCGAATTTGCCACCGCCCAAATCCCCGTCATCCAAAACCGTCATGCCCAAGTGCATAAGCATGTCAACGACATCAAGACCGCCTTGACCGAACAGTTATCCATGCCGGTGTTGTGGTCACAAACCATGCAAAAACTTGCCGATAAACAAATCGATGTTGTGATTGAATGCGGACCGGGCAATGTCCTATCCAACCTTGCCAAACGCCAAGAGACACCGATTGTCGCTTTGCCGACGGACAAATTAGCACGTTTAGAAAAATTGGAGCAATTAGATGAGTCGTAA
- a CDS encoding elongation factor P hydroxylase, with translation MSTTDFSKLGLHAQTSLWQAFYDDKTIQACVADVCRFDETYRTLKRTWQTLSDDEHEQTDWLIALFNHLYQHSAMPTLLVRGKSEPEYFASKDGMPARIEFAHGFFQSALHEISHWCVAGATRRGLDDFGYWYCPDGRDEMTQRQFEKVEIKPQAIECLLSLALGRYFYVSADNLNADFDTSNSTFATDVYAQAHAYLQNPHAPSHPLSKDAERLIWVCLDMNMARQGVICKYHLPHKSI, from the coding sequence ATGAGCACCACTGATTTTAGCAAGCTGGGTCTGCACGCCCAAACATCACTTTGGCAAGCCTTTTATGATGACAAAACCATACAGGCGTGCGTGGCAGACGTGTGCCGTTTTGATGAGACATATCGCACGCTAAAACGGACGTGGCAAACCCTAAGCGATGATGAGCATGAACAGACCGACTGGCTCATCGCCCTATTTAACCATCTCTATCAGCACAGTGCCATGCCGACCCTACTCGTACGTGGTAAGAGCGAGCCTGAATACTTTGCCAGCAAAGACGGCATGCCTGCCCGCATTGAGTTCGCTCATGGGTTCTTCCAAAGTGCGTTGCATGAGATAAGTCATTGGTGCGTGGCAGGGGCAACACGCAGGGGACTTGATGATTTTGGCTATTGGTACTGCCCTGACGGGCGAGATGAGATGACCCAACGCCAGTTTGAGAAGGTAGAAATCAAACCCCAAGCCATCGAATGCCTGCTGTCATTGGCGTTGGGGCGGTATTTTTATGTCTCAGCGGACAACCTAAATGCCGATTTTGACACATCAAACAGCACCTTTGCCACAGACGTGTACGCCCAAGCTCATGCCTATTTGCAAAATCCACACGCACCGTCTCACCCTTTATCCAAAGATGCCGAACGCCTGATTTGGGTGTGTTTAGACATGAATATGGCAAGGCAGGGGGTGATTTGTAAATATCATTTACCCCACAAATCCATCTAA
- a CDS encoding YceD family protein, producing MTAPMNQSGTLPQNIAFDKWADIGFTWQGDVPMTALPRLAGQVIASGDLLSVALTLARQDKILWLTYDVKATLSVACQRCLDPMPVDVSGNYRMAILESENKIGYLEALDETADYVLLDEICPDDKKMLPVADMLEDELLLAIPLSPRHDDCDMHTDSVGDVADEPAENPFAVLGQLKGKLSG from the coding sequence ATGACCGCACCCATGAACCAATCAGGCACACTGCCCCAAAACATCGCCTTTGACAAATGGGCAGACATCGGCTTTACATGGCAGGGCGATGTTCCTATGACTGCCTTGCCACGTCTGGCAGGGCAGGTTATCGCTAGTGGTGATTTGCTAAGCGTTGCCTTGACGCTCGCCCGACAAGACAAAATCCTGTGGCTAACCTATGATGTCAAAGCGACGCTGTCCGTGGCGTGCCAACGCTGTCTTGACCCCATGCCTGTGGATGTCTCGGGCAATTACCGCATGGCAATCTTAGAGAGCGAAAACAAGATTGGCTACCTAGAAGCCCTAGATGAGACGGCAGATTATGTCCTGTTAGATGAGATTTGCCCCGATGACAAAAAAATGCTCCCCGTGGCGGACATGCTAGAAGATGAGCTACTGCTTGCCATTCCGCTCTCGCCACGCCATGATGATTGTGATATGCATACAGACAGCGTGGGCGACGTGGCGGATGAACCTGCCGAGAATCCCTTTGCTGTGTTGGGGCAGTTAAAGGGCAAGCTGTCGGGTTAA
- the tsaD gene encoding tRNA (adenosine(37)-N6)-threonylcarbamoyltransferase complex transferase subunit TsaD — protein sequence MKVLGLETSCDETGLAIYDSELNGGQGGVLAQVLYSQIELHATYGGVVPELASRDHIRKLVPLFNELLDKANIAKSDIDAVAYTKGPGLIGALMTGALFGRTLAYGLGVPAIGVHHMEGHLLAPMIENDKGVNFPFVCLLVSGGHTMLVRADGVGRYEILGESIDDAVGECFDKTAKMLGLPYPGGPNVERLAKGGNPHAYDLPRPMMGKGLDFSFSGMKTAVHNLIKDTKGSDTDPVVRADISASFQYAVVDTLVKKCTKALKQTGLKQLVIAGGVSANASLRTHLETALAKMGASVHYAPLHLCTDNGAMIAYAGYCRLSMGQADDLAVACVPRWSMESLAVES from the coding sequence ATGAAAGTATTAGGTTTAGAAACGTCCTGCGATGAGACAGGGCTTGCCATTTATGATAGCGAGCTAAACGGCGGTCAAGGTGGGGTGCTGGCACAGGTGCTGTATAGCCAGATTGAGCTACACGCCACTTATGGTGGGGTCGTGCCTGAGCTTGCCAGTAGAGACCACATTCGTAAACTGGTACCACTGTTTAACGAACTCCTAGATAAGGCAAATATCGCCAAATCCGACATTGATGCGGTCGCCTACACCAAAGGACCCGGCTTGATTGGGGCACTCATGACAGGGGCGTTATTTGGGCGGACGCTTGCCTATGGGCTTGGTGTGCCTGCCATTGGCGTTCACCACATGGAAGGGCACCTGCTTGCTCCGATGATAGAAAATGATAAAGGGGTCAATTTCCCCTTTGTTTGTCTGCTCGTCTCGGGCGGTCATACCATGCTGGTGCGAGCAGACGGCGTGGGGCGGTATGAGATATTGGGCGAGAGTATTGATGATGCGGTGGGCGAGTGTTTTGATAAAACCGCCAAAATGCTCGGTCTGCCTTACCCCGGTGGGCCGAATGTGGAGCGACTTGCCAAAGGGGGTAATCCCCACGCCTATGACTTGCCACGCCCGATGATGGGTAAGGGGCTGGATTTTAGTTTTAGTGGCATGAAAACAGCCGTGCATAATCTGATTAAGGACACCAAAGGGAGCGACACCGACCCTGTGGTGCGGGCGGACATCTCGGCAAGTTTTCAGTATGCGGTGGTGGATACGCTGGTCAAAAAATGCACCAAAGCCCTAAAACAAACAGGGCTAAAACAACTGGTCATCGCAGGGGGTGTGTCTGCCAATGCGAGCCTACGCACGCATTTGGAGACCGCCCTTGCCAAAATGGGGGCGAGCGTGCATTATGCCCCCTTGCACCTATGCACCGACAACGGAGCGATGATAGCCTATGCAGGATATTGCCGTCTTAGCATGGGGCAGGCGGACGATTTGGCGGTGGCGTGCGTGCCACGATGGAGCATGGAGAGTTTGGCGGTAGAGTCATGA
- the acpP gene encoding acyl carrier protein, producing the protein MSDIEAKVKAAVAEQLSLNADEINNAASFMDDLGADSLDLVELVMAFENEFGITIPDEDSAELTTVQKAIDYVSAKV; encoded by the coding sequence ATGAGCGATATCGAAGCCAAAGTAAAAGCAGCCGTTGCTGAGCAACTTAGCCTAAATGCTGACGAGATTAACAATGCAGCGTCTTTCATGGACGACCTAGGTGCAGACTCTCTTGACCTAGTGGAGCTTGTGATGGCGTTTGAAAATGAGTTTGGTATTACCATTCCCGACGAAGATTCAGCTGAGCTGACCACTGTTCAAAAAGCCATTGACTACGTGTCTGCCAAAGTATAA
- a CDS encoding Sua5/YciO/YrdC/YwlC family protein, translating into MKTLYIHPDNPQPRLIDETATALSSGKVIIIPTECGYRFAFGMSAKDAFERLVRLGSDESDLLLVCQNISQLSDVAVVANDAFRTLKSDFTPQHAFILEPTKAVNKKIISKKSLRFTTSATPVMTALLEQIGEPFFIAPLVYQGEPVSEHYDITDKLDSQADIFVDVGVIDDVEISVVDLTG; encoded by the coding sequence ATGAAAACACTCTACATCCACCCTGACAACCCCCAACCCCGTCTGATAGACGAAACGGCAACTGCCTTATCATCGGGCAAAGTCATCATCATACCGACCGAGTGTGGCTACCGTTTCGCCTTTGGGATGAGTGCCAAAGACGCCTTTGAACGCTTGGTGCGTCTGGGGTCGGATGAGTCTGATTTGCTGTTGGTGTGTCAAAACATCAGTCAGCTGTCGGATGTGGCGGTCGTGGCAAATGACGCTTTTCGCACCCTAAAAAGCGACTTTACACCCCAACACGCCTTTATCTTGGAGCCAACCAAAGCGGTCAATAAAAAAATCATCAGCAAAAAATCACTTCGCTTTACCACATCTGCCACGCCCGTGATGACGGCATTGTTAGAACAAATTGGCGAGCCGTTTTTTATCGCCCCACTCGTCTATCAAGGCGAGCCTGTCAGCGAGCATTATGACATCACGGACAAATTAGACTCACAAGCAGACATCTTTGTGGATGTGGGCGTGATTGATGATGTTGAGATAAGCGTGGTTGATTTGACGGGTTAG
- the cls gene encoding cardiolipin synthase: MIDSNHWLFELLAISHFIIILVFIANILIRQKNYGVAIAWIAVLALMPYLGVVLYLIFGQIFISKRYQHRIGMIETMLIDLASHQNINLGSDKDIITHDKWRALADRGERETGFGVQGNHSVTLLSGAGQVFDALIDDIDNAKHSVLLEFYIVHPKGQVLDVFDALERACERGVSCVLLADSVGSAKFFVHERYRTLTSAGVRVEELFPVGLFKSLVARADVRNHRKLVCIDEHVGYTGSFNLADPKFFKQDSDVGQWIDVMLRVVHTQDLGVVKAMGAVITTDMGAETDDNVYFLKNIINDYRNKLTNRTATLLTTPTPTQKSYPITHNVQLQLLPSAPQLAGHLVYETIVTALYHAKREIVITTPYFVPDEPLMLALLSAKRRGVDVCIIMPKVNDSKLVKYASQAYFEPLLKAGVRLALYKNGLLHSKIISIDKEYALFGTVNMDMRSFYLNMEVTLAIYRGNESYGLIDEIDELQQDYLKGSDELSFDEWQARKWHLKLLDGAVRLFSPLL; the protein is encoded by the coding sequence ATGATAGATTCTAACCACTGGCTGTTTGAGCTGTTAGCCATTTCACACTTTATCATTATATTGGTGTTCATTGCCAATATCTTGATACGCCAAAAGAACTATGGCGTGGCGATTGCGTGGATTGCGGTGCTGGCACTCATGCCGTATTTGGGGGTGGTGCTGTATCTGATTTTTGGGCAGATTTTCATCAGTAAACGCTATCAGCACCGCATTGGCATGATTGAGACCATGCTCATTGACTTGGCAAGCCACCAAAACATCAATCTGGGCAGTGATAAAGACATCATCACCCACGACAAATGGCGAGCCTTGGCAGATAGGGGCGAGCGTGAGACAGGCTTTGGCGTGCAGGGCAATCACAGCGTAACTTTGCTGTCGGGGGCGGGGCAGGTATTTGACGCACTCATCGATGACATCGATAACGCCAAGCATTCAGTACTGCTTGAATTTTATATCGTCCACCCCAAAGGGCAAGTGCTGGACGTATTTGACGCCTTGGAGCGTGCCTGTGAGCGTGGCGTGTCGTGCGTGCTGTTGGCAGATAGCGTGGGTAGTGCCAAGTTTTTTGTCCATGAGCGTTATCGCACCTTGACATCGGCAGGCGTGCGTGTCGAAGAGCTGTTTCCTGTGGGACTGTTCAAATCGTTGGTGGCTCGTGCCGATGTTCGCAATCACCGCAAACTGGTGTGTATCGATGAGCATGTCGGCTATACAGGCAGTTTTAATTTGGCAGACCCTAAGTTTTTTAAGCAAGACAGTGATGTCGGGCAGTGGATTGATGTCATGCTTCGGGTGGTGCATACGCAGGATTTGGGCGTGGTCAAAGCCATGGGGGCGGTCATCACGACTGATATGGGTGCCGAGACCGATGACAACGTGTATTTTTTAAAAAACATCATCAACGACTACCGCAACAAACTCACCAATCGCACCGCCACGCTGTTAACCACGCCCACACCCACACAAAAATCCTACCCCATAACCCACAACGTCCAATTACAACTGTTACCGTCCGCCCCACAACTGGCAGGGCATTTGGTGTATGAGACCATTGTTACGGCTCTATATCATGCCAAACGTGAGATTGTCATTACCACGCCCTATTTTGTGCCTGATGAACCGTTAATGCTTGCCCTACTAAGTGCCAAACGCCGTGGCGTGGACGTGTGTATCATCATGCCCAAAGTCAATGATTCTAAGCTGGTCAAATATGCGTCCCAAGCCTATTTTGAGCCATTGTTAAAGGCAGGGGTTCGTTTGGCACTTTATAAAAATGGTCTGCTACACAGCAAAATCATTAGCATTGATAAAGAATACGCCCTGTTTGGCACGGTCAATATGGACATGAGAAGTTTTTATCTTAACATGGAAGTAACCCTTGCCATTTATCGGGGTAATGAGAGCTACGGGCTGATTGATGAGATTGATGAGTTACAGCAGGATTATTTAAAAGGTTCTGATGAGCTGTCTTTTGATGAGTGGCAAGCCAGAAAGTGGCATTTAAAATTGCTAGACGGGGCGGTGAGACTGTTTAGTCCGTTGTTATAA
- the minE gene encoding cell division topological specificity factor MinE, with translation MKKGFWSTLFGGGDEPTSASIAKDRLKVIVASHDRLNTRLTPERVDEMKREILAVVNKFISGVQIDDVNIKQRHEESLDVLEMNINLPDRK, from the coding sequence ATGAAAAAAGGATTTTGGAGTACGTTATTTGGTGGGGGCGATGAGCCAACCAGTGCGTCTATCGCCAAAGACCGCCTAAAAGTCATCGTCGCAAGCCACGACCGCCTAAACACTCGCCTAACCCCTGAGCGTGTGGATGAGATGAAGCGTGAGATTTTGGCGGTGGTTAATAAATTCATCAGTGGCGTACAGATTGATGATGTTAATATCAAACAGCGTCATGAAGAGAGCCTTGATGTGCTTGAAATGAACATCAATTTGCCTGACCGTAAATAA
- the minD gene encoding septum site-determining protein MinD: MAKIIVVTSGKGGVGKTTTSASFGAGLAERGYKTVIIDFDVGLRNLDLIMGCENRIVYDFVDVISGNAKLSQALVKDKQQENLYILPASQTRDKDALTDEGVAAVMKELSDELGFDYIICDSPAGIERGAQLAMYHADEALIVTNPEVSSVRDSDRIIGILQSRTKRVEEGGSVKEHLIITRYNPERAAHGEMMDIDDIANDILKVPLIGVIPESNAVLEASNHGQPVIYFKDSAAGQCYDDIVARFLGENRPLRHIDVKKKGFFAKLFGG; this comes from the coding sequence GTGGCAAAAATCATCGTAGTAACATCAGGTAAAGGCGGTGTGGGTAAGACCACCACCAGTGCGTCTTTTGGGGCAGGTCTGGCAGAGCGTGGTTATAAGACGGTCATCATCGACTTCGACGTGGGTTTGCGTAACCTTGACCTTATCATGGGCTGTGAGAACCGCATTGTCTATGACTTTGTGGATGTCATCAGTGGTAATGCCAAGCTCTCACAAGCACTGGTCAAAGACAAACAGCAGGAAAATCTGTACATCTTACCTGCTTCTCAAACTCGTGATAAAGACGCCTTAACCGATGAAGGCGTGGCAGCGGTCATGAAAGAGCTGTCTGATGAGCTAGGCTTTGACTACATCATCTGCGACAGTCCGGCAGGGATTGAGCGTGGGGCACAGCTTGCCATGTATCACGCCGATGAAGCTTTGATTGTCACCAACCCAGAAGTATCGAGCGTGCGAGATTCTGACCGTATCATCGGTATCTTGCAGTCTCGCACCAAACGTGTCGAAGAAGGAGGTAGCGTCAAAGAACATCTCATCATTACTCGCTACAACCCAGAGCGTGCCGCTCACGGTGAGATGATGGACATTGATGACATTGCCAATGACATTCTAAAAGTGCCACTCATCGGCGTCATTCCAGAGTCGAATGCTGTGCTAGAAGCGTCAAACCACGGTCAGCCTGTCATTTATTTTAAAGACTCGGCAGCAGGTCAATGCTATGATGACATCGTGGCACGATTCTTGGGTGAAAACCGTCCTTTGCGTCACATTGATGTCAAAAAGAAAGGTTTCTTTGCTAAGTTGTTCGGGGGCTGA
- the coaE gene encoding dephospho-CoA kinase (Dephospho-CoA kinase (CoaE) performs the final step in coenzyme A biosynthesis.) codes for MPTTPKSPFIIGLTGGIGSGKTAVSDHFATLGIDVIDADVISHTITAKGSPVLDELAHAFGADILTDGVLNRTYLRELVFADPAKLATLNAITHPAIRTQIRHELDHASSPYAILSAPLLLESIQGDDKGLTALCDRILVVDVPIELQIQRASRRDGQSDKDILAIIDKQIRRDIRLSYANDVIDNTGSLANLYRQINALHQTYLAMANDLAKDK; via the coding sequence ATGCCAACCACTCCCAAATCCCCCTTTATCATCGGCTTAACAGGCGGTATCGGTAGCGGAAAAACTGCCGTGAGCGACCATTTTGCCACGCTCGGCATAGACGTGATAGATGCTGATGTCATCAGCCATACCATCACCGCCAAAGGCTCGCCTGTATTAGATGAGCTTGCCCACGCTTTTGGGGCGGATATTCTTACGGACGGTGTGCTTAACCGCACTTACCTGCGTGAGCTTGTCTTTGCTGACCCTGCCAAACTTGCCACGCTAAATGCCATCACCCACCCTGCCATACGCACCCAAATCAGGCACGAGCTTGACCACGCCAGTAGCCCCTACGCCATATTATCCGCCCCGCTTTTATTAGAAAGTATTCAAGGCGATGATAAGGGTTTGACCGCCCTTTGTGATAGGATTTTGGTGGTGGACGTGCCGATAGAGCTACAAATACAGCGAGCCAGCAGACGAGACGGACAAAGTGATAAGGACATTTTAGCAATCATTGACAAGCAAATCCGCCGAGATATACGCCTATCTTATGCCAATGACGTGATAGATAATACAGGGAGTTTGGCTAATTTATATCGCCAAATCAATGCGTTACATCAAACATATCTGGCTATGGCAAACGATTTAGCAAAAGATAAATGA